Within Myceligenerans xiligouense, the genomic segment CACCTGGCGGCCGCGTTCCCCAGCGCCTGCGGCAAGACGAACCTGGCGATGCTCCAGCCCACGATCCCCGGCTGGAAGGTCGAGACGCTCGGCGACGACATCGTGTGGATGCGCCCCGGCCCGGACGGCTCGCTGCGCGCGATCAATCCGGAGGCGGGCTTCTTCGGCGTCGCGCCCGGCACCGGTGAGGGCACGAACCCGGTGGCGGTCCGCACGTTCGACCACGACACGATCTTCACCAACGTCGCCCTGACCGACGACGGCGACGTGTGGTGGGAGGGCCTCACCGACACCCCGCCCGACCACCTGACCGACTGGCGGGGGCGCGACTGGACGCCGGACTCCGAGGAGCCGGCCGCCCACCCGAACTCGCGTTTCACGGTCGCGGCGGCGCAGTGCCCCACGATCGCCGACACCTGGGAGGACCCGGCCGGCGTGCCGGTGGACGCGATCATCTTCGGTGGCCGCCGCGCGTCGAACGTGCCGCTGGTGACCCAGTCCCTCGGCTGGGAGCACGGCGTGTTCCTGGGCGCCACGATCTCCTCGGAGCGCACCGCGGCCGCGGAGGGCACCGTCGGCGAGCTGCGCCGTGACCCGTTCGCCATGATGCCGTTCTGCGGCTACAACATGGCCGACCACTGGGCGCACTGGCTGTCCGTGGGCGACGCGGTGGACCGCACGCGGCGGCCGCTGATCTTCCAGGTCAACTGGTTCCGCAAGGACGCCGACGGCTCGTTCATCTGGCCGGGCTTCGGCGAGAACTCGCGGGTCATCGAGTGGATCGCGGGCCAGGTCGAGGCGACGCGTGGCGAGAGTGAGGACAGGTCGGTGGCGTCCGCCGTCGGCCGCGTGCCGGCCCCCGGCACGCTGAACACCGACGGGCTCGACCTCGGGCCCGAGGAGCTCGCGGCGCTGTTCGAGGTGCAGGCCGGGCCGTGGCTCACCGAGACCGACCTGACCGAGGAGTTCTTCGACCAGTTCGGCGACCACGTGCCGGCGGCGCTGCGCAAGCAGCTCGCGAACCTCCGCGACCGCCTGGACGGCTGAGGCTCTCGGCCGGCGCCGACCACGCCATTGTGGCGA encodes:
- a CDS encoding phosphoenolpyruvate carboxykinase (GTP) gives rise to the protein MSFLANPRRTRLVAELVSETSEAGASFGAGASPQAAVPENPGTPGHTLDVRGWVEDVAELTQPDEIVWCDGSAEEKQRLIDQMLAAGTLTKLNEDKRPGSYLARSNPADVARVESRTFICSRKEEDAGPTNNWVAPDAMRSELNGVFAGSMRGRTMYVVPFSMGPVGGPISQVGIEITDSPYVVVSMHVMTRVSARILDLIDGGQQWVPAVHSVGAPLVDDDGGRADDVPWPCNDTKYIVHFPETREIWSYGSGYGGNALLGKKCFALRIASAMARDEGWLAEHMLLIRATSPAGKRFHLAAAFPSACGKTNLAMLQPTIPGWKVETLGDDIVWMRPGPDGSLRAINPEAGFFGVAPGTGEGTNPVAVRTFDHDTIFTNVALTDDGDVWWEGLTDTPPDHLTDWRGRDWTPDSEEPAAHPNSRFTVAAAQCPTIADTWEDPAGVPVDAIIFGGRRASNVPLVTQSLGWEHGVFLGATISSERTAAAEGTVGELRRDPFAMMPFCGYNMADHWAHWLSVGDAVDRTRRPLIFQVNWFRKDADGSFIWPGFGENSRVIEWIAGQVEATRGESEDRSVASAVGRVPAPGTLNTDGLDLGPEELAALFEVQAGPWLTETDLTEEFFDQFGDHVPAALRKQLANLRDRLDG